A section of the Ictalurus punctatus breed USDA103 chromosome 8, Coco_2.0, whole genome shotgun sequence genome encodes:
- the LOC108269173 gene encoding rab11 family-interacting protein 5 isoform X4, producing the protein MPLISLDDEDQRWVPTHVNVTVLRARALRTKGKQGSRYVYTIIQLGKLKYTTGLAEKAAEPEWNEECSLELQPGLLECVGAHPPGSGDLILTVMHRVLIGLDVFLGEAVVPLDKVFQGGTCPRNEWLKLHSKAGRKEKERGELQLTIQFTRNNMTASMYDLTIQDKPRSAFGKLKDRVTGKKRGDVESSSAILPGRYAALSSSTSQPFQEDGGREDLVQEECTDEGKSKVKGFFLKGKLRKNSDTRSCSSLASESSMASSAGDPFVPIELCSTPVYSSRVVEPFRPDSDSGVKVMTHKRAHSDEASKITVASRPSMAVESVNSQNMLLSKSTLCINGSHVYSEPIYSKGPGSLPIKRTLLEKCSPLSRSLQNLTRRSEDIQRRSSIDKSKKEFEGETEGFSALTLGVSTSEGKPVQATGPLVMASSYTDVSDKGKKLRKTLFSSGRSDSLPAKPEQGQEGRLRGWFGASDTQNKPSPHLVKPLASTAVPGEKKSVLEKLRSSIHPGRSTQQNMAEPEKPQVSMSEAHAHYQTMSNMELIALLLQQEIDAERQRAESELQATLLEKREAELKKLKVQVRDLEDYIDKLLVRIMEQTPTLLQVRGRPK; encoded by the exons ATGCCTCTGATCAGCCTGGACGATGAGGATCAGCGATGGGTCCCGACCCACGTCAACGTGACCGTCCTTCGGGCCAGGGCGCTGCGGACCAAGGGCAAGCAGGGCAGCCGCTATGTGTACACCATTATCCAGCTGGGAAAGCTGAAGTACACGACGGGACTGGCAGAGAAAGCGGCCGAGCCCGAGTGGAATGAGGAGTGTTCACTGGAGCTGCAGCCCGGCCTGCTGGAGTGTGTGGGGGCGCATCCGCCCGGCAGCGGGGATCTGATCCTCACCGTCATGCACCGGGTGCTGATCGGACTCGACGTGTTCCTCGGTGAGGCCGTTGTGCCTTTGGATAAGGTGTTTCAGGGAGGGACGTGTCCTAGGAACGA GTGGCTAAAGTTGCACTCTAAAGCTGGGAGGAAGGAGAAGGAGCGAGGAGAGCTGCAGCTCACCATCCAGTTCACTCGTAATAACATGACGGCCAGCATGTATGATCTGACCATCCAGGACAAGCCTCGCTCAGCCTTTGGCAAGTTGAAGGACCGTGTCACAGGCAAGAAAAGAGGAGACGTAGAGTCCTCCTCAGCCATCCTCCCCGGCCGCTATGCCGCTCTGTCAAGCTCAACGAGTCAGCCTTTCCAGGAGGATGGTGGGAGGGAGGACCTGGTACAGGAGGAGTGTACTGATGAAGGCAAGAGCAAGGTGAAGGGCTTCTTTCTGAAGGGGAAGTTGCGAAAGAACTCAGACACGCGTTCCTGTTCATCGTTGGCCTCGGAGAGCAGCATGGCGTCATCAGCAGGGGATCCTTTTGTTCCCATAGAACTATGCAGCACACCTGTCTACAGCAGCAGAGTCGTGGAGCCTTTCCGGCCTGATTCAGACAGCGGAGTAAAGG TGATGACCCACAAGCGCGCACACAGTGACGAGGCCAGTAAGATCACAGTTGCCTCACGTCCCAGTATGGCTGTAGAGAGTGTAAACAGCCAGAACATGCTGCTCTCTAAGTCCACCCTCTGCAtaaatggcagccatgtttacTCTGAGCCCATCTACTCAAAAGGACCAGGGAGTCTGCCGATCAAGCGCACACTACTGGAGAAATGCTCTCCCTTATCACGCTCGCTGCAGAATCTTACCCGCCGCAGTGAAGACATACAGAGGCGTAGCTCCATTGACAAGAGCAAAAAGGAGTTTGAGGGAGAGACTGAGGGCTTCTCAGCCCTAACATTGGGAGTCAGCACCTCAGAGGGGAAGCCGGTGCAAGCCACTGGCCCCCTGGTGATGGCTTCTTCCTATACAGATGTTTCAGATAAAGGGAAGAAGCTGAGGAAAACTCTGTTCTCCAGCGGGAGAAGTGACTCTCTCCCAGCCAAACCCGAACAGGGTCAAGAGGGACGTCTGCGTGGCTGGTTCGGTGCCAGTGACACCCAAAACAAGCCAAG CCCCCATCTAGTGAAGCCTCTGGCCAGCACAGCAGTGCCGGGAGAGAAGAAATCAGTGCTAGAGAAACTGCGCTCTTCCATCCACCCTGGACGCTCCACACAGCAGAACATGGCTGAGCCGGAGAAACCACAG GTGTCCATGTCAGAGGCCCACGCTCACTACCAGACTATGAGTAACATGGAGCTGATTGCTCTATTGCTGCAACAGGAGATAGATGCGGAGAGACAGCGGGCCGAGTCAGAGCTCCAGGCCACGCTGTTGGAGAAGCGAGAGGCTGAGCTGAAGAAGCTAAAGGTCCAGGTGCGAGATCTAGAGGACTACATCGACAAGCTGCTGGTGCGCATCATGGAGCAAACACCAACCTTGCTGCAGGTACGCGGCCGGCCCAAATGA
- the LOC108269173 gene encoding uncharacterized protein LOC108269173 isoform X1: MPLISLDDEDQRWVPTHVNVTVLRARALRTKGKQGSRYVYTIIQLGKLKYTTGLAEKAAEPEWNEECSLELQPGLLECVGAHPPGSGDLILTVMHRVLIGLDVFLGEAVVPLDKVFQGGTCPRNEWLKLHSKAGRKEKERGELQLTIQFTRNNMTASMYDLTIQDKPRSAFGKLKDRVTGKKRGDVESSSAILPGRYAALSSSTSQPFQEDGGREDLVQEECTDEGKSKVKGFFLKGKLRKNSDTRSCSSLASESSMASSAGDPFVPIELCSTPVYSSRVVEPFRPDSDSGVKVMTHKRAHSDEASKITVASRPSMAVESVNSQNMLLSKSTLCINGSHVYSEPIYSKGPGSLPIKRTLLEKCSPLSRSLQNLTRRSEDIQRRSSIDKSKKEFEGETEGFSALTLGVSTSEGKPVQATGPLVMASSYTDVSDKGKKLRKTLFSSGRSDSLPAKPEQGQEGRLRGWFGASDTQNKPRLGVPPKVESSPETSASLSPCYPTLPPRSLPLVSATSHMSSSPVGPHTNPFSHVSPPPPSISPTNPFLTRLQRNPFFEELIAEEALKSPPAISGYYNSPFNHYPAFPVRSGLPSSICDSTPNKMSSIKRERPRSVAKQRSLPALMPGTPETATVNSSNAMQPTRPLSESRGECDEFEALASSRLKSPVGTPSRPASATILPSSPNPSINPVEYCSIKPKMGIIVDERISKDCNLPALASRRPVRTPVPIQERCSDSWLDRAQELAVQKEACLLFQTDLASLRHRERHRETNTKVSHLGKDLHCAILEQNVNVYPPSHTVQMSRDENLNIFKNGQEKLLTEGGMNIALKNSQYGYEHIQENPQSSASDHTVPSTPFCPSDCDTTVSESLCSDFQVQINPESSSELKPFSDQKIENIITTGDITTPDSNNNNTNDTSQFAFIDCDSSSSVHQTTFGIIDKDSNKVLTQCPNATDLESSGMSVCGLSLVPPQDLLNRVAEQGPFSLKETPNTVVSTSGMSNNNHYEKPCDNLEQHSSHPHSNYTARVESEDPNHKESSVNPQTIPRRNRDDGNVTAQLKPEAIEDNAGLDAPQEVGCCLIYDKVKTKTAELKPEANNSNVPVSESHKISESPLTLTDGVSFEDLHVRVAPRGSRSPSKTEIRSARIRTRSTTNSPKTGPSAVLSTASSDLSSTKPSLSDLFLHKSSSPSSSHPNATSDPSLSLLMHYPTTRPCLGSTLAEASYTTSTLQQQVTAKHTLTPEEAEPASSRPPAEESSPHLVKPLASTAVPGEKKSVLEKLRSSIHPGRSTQQNMAEPEKPQVSMSEAHAHYQTMSNMELIALLLQQEIDAERQRAESELQATLLEKREAELKKLKVQVRDLEDYIDKLLVRIMEQTPTLLQVRGRPK, translated from the exons ATGCCTCTGATCAGCCTGGACGATGAGGATCAGCGATGGGTCCCGACCCACGTCAACGTGACCGTCCTTCGGGCCAGGGCGCTGCGGACCAAGGGCAAGCAGGGCAGCCGCTATGTGTACACCATTATCCAGCTGGGAAAGCTGAAGTACACGACGGGACTGGCAGAGAAAGCGGCCGAGCCCGAGTGGAATGAGGAGTGTTCACTGGAGCTGCAGCCCGGCCTGCTGGAGTGTGTGGGGGCGCATCCGCCCGGCAGCGGGGATCTGATCCTCACCGTCATGCACCGGGTGCTGATCGGACTCGACGTGTTCCTCGGTGAGGCCGTTGTGCCTTTGGATAAGGTGTTTCAGGGAGGGACGTGTCCTAGGAACGA GTGGCTAAAGTTGCACTCTAAAGCTGGGAGGAAGGAGAAGGAGCGAGGAGAGCTGCAGCTCACCATCCAGTTCACTCGTAATAACATGACGGCCAGCATGTATGATCTGACCATCCAGGACAAGCCTCGCTCAGCCTTTGGCAAGTTGAAGGACCGTGTCACAGGCAAGAAAAGAGGAGACGTAGAGTCCTCCTCAGCCATCCTCCCCGGCCGCTATGCCGCTCTGTCAAGCTCAACGAGTCAGCCTTTCCAGGAGGATGGTGGGAGGGAGGACCTGGTACAGGAGGAGTGTACTGATGAAGGCAAGAGCAAGGTGAAGGGCTTCTTTCTGAAGGGGAAGTTGCGAAAGAACTCAGACACGCGTTCCTGTTCATCGTTGGCCTCGGAGAGCAGCATGGCGTCATCAGCAGGGGATCCTTTTGTTCCCATAGAACTATGCAGCACACCTGTCTACAGCAGCAGAGTCGTGGAGCCTTTCCGGCCTGATTCAGACAGCGGAGTAAAGG TGATGACCCACAAGCGCGCACACAGTGACGAGGCCAGTAAGATCACAGTTGCCTCACGTCCCAGTATGGCTGTAGAGAGTGTAAACAGCCAGAACATGCTGCTCTCTAAGTCCACCCTCTGCAtaaatggcagccatgtttacTCTGAGCCCATCTACTCAAAAGGACCAGGGAGTCTGCCGATCAAGCGCACACTACTGGAGAAATGCTCTCCCTTATCACGCTCGCTGCAGAATCTTACCCGCCGCAGTGAAGACATACAGAGGCGTAGCTCCATTGACAAGAGCAAAAAGGAGTTTGAGGGAGAGACTGAGGGCTTCTCAGCCCTAACATTGGGAGTCAGCACCTCAGAGGGGAAGCCGGTGCAAGCCACTGGCCCCCTGGTGATGGCTTCTTCCTATACAGATGTTTCAGATAAAGGGAAGAAGCTGAGGAAAACTCTGTTCTCCAGCGGGAGAAGTGACTCTCTCCCAGCCAAACCCGAACAGGGTCAAGAGGGACGTCTGCGTGGCTGGTTCGGTGCCAGTGACACCCAAAACAAGCCAAG GCTGGGAGTTCCTCCTAAAGTAGAAAGCAGTCCAGAAACATCCGCATCCCTCTCTCCCTGCTACCCCACTCTACCACCACGCTCTCTTCCCCTAGTTTCTGCTACTAGCCACATGTCGTCCTCTCCTGTTGGCCCTCACACTAATCCATTCTCCCATGTCTCACCTCCACCACCCTCCATCTCCCCTACCAATCCTTTCCTCACACGTCTGCAAAGGAACCCCTTTTTTGAGGAGCTCATAGCCGAAGAAGCTTTGAAATCTCCTCCTGCAATTTCCGGTTACTACAACTCTCCATTCAACCATTACCCAGCATTCCCTGTGAGGAGTGGCCTTCCAAGCAGTATATGTGATAGCACACCAAACAAAATGTCCtctataaagagagagaggcctCGGAGTGTAGCTAAGCAGAGGTCCCTCCCTGCCTTAATGCCTGGGACACCAGAGACAGCCACTGTGAACTCTAGTAATGCAATGCAACCAACTCGTCCATTATCTGAGAGTAGGGGGGAATGTGATGAATTTGAGGCTTTGGCCAGTAGTCGTCTTAAGTCACCAGTTGGGACTCCCAGTCGACCAGCCTCAGCCACAATCCTTCCTTCATCTCCTAACCCATCTATTAATCCAGTTGAATACTGCAGTATTAAACCAAAAATGGGGATCATAGTTGATGAAAGAATCTCCAAGGACTGTAACCTACCTGCTTTAGCCTCACGAAGACCAGTGAGGACCCCAGTTCCCATTCAAGAGAGGTGCTCAGACAGCTGGCTAGACCGGGCACAGGAGCTTGCTGTCCAAAAAGAAGCTTGCCTGCTTTTCCAGACAGATTTGGCCTCACTACGACAtcgagagagacatagagagacaaACACCAAAGTTTCCCATCTAGGTAAAGACTTGCACTGTGCTATTCTTGAGCAGAATGTGAATGTTTATCCACcttcacatactgtacaaatGTCCAGAGATGAAAatctgaacatttttaaaaatggacaagAGAAACTTTTGACTGAGGGAGGCATGAATATTGCactaaagaattcacaatatggGTATGAACACATACAGGAAAACCCCCAGTCTTCTGCAAGTGACCACACTGTGCCCAGTACACCATTTTGCCCCTCAGACTGTGATACAACTGTGAGCGAGTCACTGTGCAGTGACTTTCAGGTCCAGATAAATCCAGAGTCCTCTTCTGAACTGAAGCCATTTTCTGATCAAAAGATTGAGAACATAATCACTACTGGAGACATTACTACTCCAGattccaataataataatactaatgacACTTCTCAGTTTGCTTTTATTGATTGTGACAGctcttcttcagttcaccagACTACTTTCGGAATAATAGATAAAGATAGTAACAAGGTGTTAACCCAGTGCCCAAATGCCACAGATTTGGAATCATCTGGGATGTCAGTATGTGGGTTATCCTTAGTGCCCCCTCAAGATTTATTAAACAGAGTGGCAGAGCAAGGACCATTTTCCCTGAAGGAAACTCCAAATACTGTTGTTAGTACAAGTGGAATGTCCAACAATAACCACTATGAGAAACCCTGTGACAACTTAGAACAACACAGCAGCCATCCACATTCAAATTATACTGCAAGGGTTGAATCAGAGGATCCTAATCACAAAGAGAGCTCTGTAAATCCACAAACAATCCCCAGACGAAACAGGGATGACGGAAATGTGACGGCACAGCTTAAACCTGAGGCAATAGAGGACAATGCAGGCTTAGATGCTCCACAAGAAGTTGGATGCTGTTTGATTTATGACAAGGTTAAGACTAAAACAGCTGAACTCAAGCCAGAAGCGAATAACTCCAATGTTCCCGTTTCAGAGAGCCACAAGATCAGTGAGTCCCCTTTGACTCTAACAGATGGTGTCAGTTTTGAGGACTTGCATGTCCGAGTAGCACCAAGAGGTTCAAGAAGCCCTTCCAAAACTGAAATTAGATCAGCACGCATTAGGACACGTTCCACTACAAACTCCCCCAAGACTGGCCCCAGTGCAGTATTATCAACAGCGAGCTCTGACCTCAGTTCAACCAAACCTTCACTGTCAGACCTTTTTTTGCATAAGAGTTCATCCCCTTCTTCCTCCCATCCTAATGCCACTTCTGACCCCAGCCTGTCCTTGCTTATGCATTACCCAACCACAAGGCCATGCTTGGGAAGCACTCTGGCTGAGGCCTCCTACACCACCTCCACACTCCAGCAGCAGGTCACTGCAAAGCACACACTTACCCCAGAGGAGGCAGAGCCAGCTAGCAGTCGCCCTCCCGCTGAGGAGAGCAG CCCCCATCTAGTGAAGCCTCTGGCCAGCACAGCAGTGCCGGGAGAGAAGAAATCAGTGCTAGAGAAACTGCGCTCTTCCATCCACCCTGGACGCTCCACACAGCAGAACATGGCTGAGCCGGAGAAACCACAG GTGTCCATGTCAGAGGCCCACGCTCACTACCAGACTATGAGTAACATGGAGCTGATTGCTCTATTGCTGCAACAGGAGATAGATGCGGAGAGACAGCGGGCCGAGTCAGAGCTCCAGGCCACGCTGTTGGAGAAGCGAGAGGCTGAGCTGAAGAAGCTAAAGGTCCAGGTGCGAGATCTAGAGGACTACATCGACAAGCTGCTGGTGCGCATCATGGAGCAAACACCAACCTTGCTGCAGGTACGCGGCCGGCCCAAATGA